The Daucus carota subsp. sativus chromosome 2, DH1 v3.0, whole genome shotgun sequence genome includes a window with the following:
- the LOC108208262 gene encoding uncharacterized protein LOC108208262, whose protein sequence is MGVDYYEVLNVERNATEDDLKKAYRKLAMRWHPDKNPTDKKEAEAKFKQISEAYEVLSDPQKRATYDQHGEEGLKDMPAGSSSTGGFPNAFNPRNAEDIFAEFFGSSPFEFGAAGVGRSTRYSTDGGGYRGFGGGDNMYRTYSDGAGPQTPKKPPPVESKLPCTLEEIYSGSTRKMKISRTVVDASGRVRPESEVLSIDIKPGWKKGTKITFPDKGNEQHHQLPADLVFVIDEKPHSVYKRDGNDLIINQRVTLAEAIGGPTLNITTLDGRDLPVTVTEIVHPDYEHVIPQEGMPIAKEPGKRGDLRIKFEVKFPTELTDDQRQALKSALGG, encoded by the exons ATGGGGGTGGATTATTATGAAGTCCTGAATGTAGAGAGGAATGCAACCGAAGATGATCTCAAGAAAGCTTACCGGAAATTGGCAATGAGATGGCATCCTGATAAGAATCCTACAGACAAGAAAGAAGCTGAAGCCAAATTTAAGCAAATCTCCGAGGCTTATGAA GTCCTTAGTGATCCGCAAAAGAGAGCAACATATGATCAGCATGGTGAGGAAGGTCTAAAAGACATGCCAGCAGGCTCTAGTAGCACTGGCGGATTCCCAAATGCATTTAATCCGCGAAATGCTGAAGATATTTTTGCAGAATTCTTTGGAAGTAGTCCTTTTGAATTTGGGGCAGCAGGAGTTGGGAGATCAACGAGGTACTCAACGGATGGAGGGGGGTATAGGGGTTTTGGTGGGGGAGACAATATGTATCGAACATATAGTGATGGAGCCGGACCTCAAACGCCCAAGAAACCACCACCTGTGGAGAGCAAATTGCCATGCACCCTGGAGGAAATTTACTCTGGATCAACTAGAAAAATGAAGATTTCAAGAACTGTGGTTGATGCCAGTGG GCGGGTAAGGCCAGAATCAGAAGTTCTGTCAATTGATATAAAACCCGGGTGGAAGAAGGGAACAAAAATTACTTTCCCAGATAAAGGGAATGAGCAGCATCACCAGCTCCCTGCAGACCTTGTGTTTGTGATTGATGAGAAACCTCACAGCGTGTACAAGAGAGACGGCAATGACCTCATTATTAACCAAAGAGTGACACTAGCCGAGGCAATAGGAGGGCCAACACTAAATATCACGACACTGGATGGGCGTGATTTGCCAGTCACTGTTACTGAAATTGTACACCCGGATTATGAGCATGTGATTCCACAGGAAGGAATGCCAATTGCAAAAGAGCCTGGAAAGAGGGGAGATCTAAGGATCAAGTTTGAAGTCAAGTTTCCTACGGAATTGACAGATGATCAGCGACAAGCACTCAAGAGTGCTTTAGGAGGGTGA
- the LOC135150535 gene encoding protein MAIN-LIKE 1-like: MCADFVYPCFCSQAIIRDQGPRDPSLLHIQASHRSRSVWRTDAAPLQYFRRRDANQSDLNIDVRLIPILQAAGFYGVARVSTLQLDWSLLGALVERWRPETHSFHLPMGECTITLQDVGVLLGLPIDGEPVMCPVGPPPGQRWETIVGEIFGQIPPPEAFNNSRLRLTWIESLTPARLHDDAGVEEIRLHAKCYLLQLFGGSLFTDHSGGLIHSSWVHFVRDLKALGGYAWGPAVLARLYRELCNGCKASIKEVAGCLLLLQIWAWERLPTLAPVRTTVPLEDVVFWEHQLPGPHGARWLVGHSFVESDGSTVTTSRAALDALAPHEFIWEPYAEILDTLRDYCLAGRHLWRFRGPMICVYIVEPHQPDRVARQFGMIQRIPDQPHYSHEHHVMTLRDQKVLDYAVVHQPSMTHWQHRLEHIWTDDLIDGHATVPEYMDWYLPRTVRFISQLGALHTHLGVVLETIAARTADVLPDMSQLATQSLHHLRDRNAYKFDPRQVEEQDARQDGGGEDAGDRGGRGGGRRGRGGAGRGRARGRGGRAHGNGGRGGGRLVDEPDDDADHADHLGTGEDRGPESSATAATATIADASDAAATATATIAEASTPPAAAAAAATTTGVGDWWPSVSLGLSLPSQPVPEQQTSQMPDTSTEQPPPVVQRQHRIRPWHGTPEVPPFDLGSSSQSTQSTQPSQPATSTQPSQPATQPSVPPFDVFYVRRSKRAKKVPDCGTGSHRG; encoded by the exons ATGTGTGCTGACTTTGTATATCCTTGTTTTTGTTCACAGGCTATTATTAGAGACCAGGGACCTCGTGATCCTAGCCTTCTTCACATACAGGCCAGTCATAGGTCTCGTTCTGTCTGGAGAACTGATGCTGCACCCTTGCAGTATTTCAGGCGTCGTGATGCCAACCAGTCTGATTTGAACATTGATGTTCGATTGATCCCCATTCTGCAGGCAGCTGGTTTTTATGGGGTAGCTCGGGTATCCACTCTTCAGCTTGATTGGAGTTTGCTTGGTGCTTTGGTAGAGAGATGGCGACCAGAGACACATTCATTCCACCTGCCGATGGGAGAGTGTACTATTACACTGCAGGATGTTGGTGTCTTGCTCGGGTTACCCATTGACGGAGAGCCCGTTATGTGTCCTGTAGGCCCTCCACCTGGACAGAGATGGGAGACCATCGTTGGTGAGATATTTGGACAGATTCCTCCACCCGAGGCTTTCAATAACTCGAGGCTACGGCTCACATGGATAGAGAGTCTCACTCCAGCGAGATTACATGATGATGCAGGCGTTGAGGAGATCAGGCTTCACGCCAAGTGTTACTTGCTACAGTTGTTTGGGGGGTCACTGTTCACCGACCATTCTGGTGGACTTATACACTCCTCGTGGGTTCATTTTGTTCGTGACCTGAAGGCGCTCGGAGGCTATGCATGGGGTCCAGCTGTTCTAGCTCGTCTATACAGGGAGCTTTGCAATGGTTGCAAAGCGAGTATTAAGGAGGTAGCTGGATGCCTTCTCTTACTGCAGATATGGGCATGGGAGAGGTTGCCCACTCTTGCCCCTGTTCGGACCACTGTTCCATTAGAGGATGTTGTTTTTTGGGAGCATCAGCTTCCAGGACCACATGGAGCCAG GTGGCTTGTTGGACATTCATTCGTTGAGAGTGATGGAAGCACTGTGACTACGTCTCGGGCGGCATTGGATGCGCTTGCTCCACATGAGTTTATTTGGGAGCCTTATGCTGAGATTCTTGATACACTGCGAGACTATTGTTTAGCCGGCCGTCATCTCTGGCGCTTTCGCGGCCCCATGATATGTGTTTACATAGTCGAGCCACATCAGCCGGACAGAGTTGCTAGACAGTTTGGCATGATACAGCGTATTCCGGATCAGCCACACTACTCCCACGAGCATCACGTTATGACGCTGAGGGACCAGAAGGTCTTGGATTATGCAGTCGTACATCAGCCGAGTATGACACACTGGCAGCATCGTCTGGAGCATATTTGGACTGATGACCTGATTGATGGTCATGCTACAGTCCCAGAGTACATGGATTGGTACTTGCCTCGGACTGTGAGGTTCATTAGTCAGTTGGGTGCACTGCATACCCACCTG GGAGTTGTGCTAGAGACTATAGCAGCCAGGACAGCAGACGTCCTCCCGGATATGTCCCAACTAGCCACTCAGAGTCTGCACCATCTCCGAGATCGGAATGCATACAAGTTTGATCCACGTCAAGTTGAGGAGCAGGATGCTAGACAGGACGGGGGAGGGGAGGATGCAGGTGATAGAGGAGGCCGTGGTGGTGGCAGGAGAGGCCGTGGTGGTGCCGGGAGAGGCCGTGCTCGTGGCAGAGGAGGCCGTGCTCATGGCAATGGAGGCCGAGGCGGTGGACGATTAGTTGATGAGCCggatgatgatgctgatcatGCGGATCATTTAGGTACAGGCGAGGATCGAGGCCCAGAGTCTTCTGCTACTGCTGCTACAGCTACTATTGCTGATGCTTCTGATGCTGCTGCCACAGCTACTGCTACTATAGCCGAGGCTTCTACTCCCCCTGCTGCTGCTGCCGCTGCAGCTACTACTACCGGTGTCGGTGACTGGTGGCCTAGTGTTTCTCTAGGCCTAAGTTTGCCTTCACAGCCAGTACCTGAGCAGCAGACTTCTCAGATGCCAGATACCAGTACAGAGCAGCCTCCTCCTGTTGTGCAGCGTCAGCACAGGATTCGGCCTTGGCATGGTACACCAGAGGTACCCCCTTTTGACTTGGGCAGCTCTTCACAGTCTACACAGTCTACGCAGCCTAGTCAGCCTGCTACGTCTACGCAGCCTAGTCAGCCTGCTACGCAGCCTAGTGTACCCCCTTTTGACGTCTTTTATGTTCGCCGGTCAAAGAGGGCTAAGAAGGTTCCTGACTGTGGTACTGGTTCACATAGGGGATGA
- the LOC135150536 gene encoding uncharacterized protein LOC135150536 — MTLKIDSSSRLRIFYRSKNPDNLKFGIIPIEDDDDVELMFGVVVSKGMPFFVELYVEKLSCDGNLVRSSSSVGEKSSGRGSGGSHFRHDQDVGDSYMSVDTSHLERMTSFDDVEVENNEVPLELKEGRLFSTKEDLMHVVKQYHIQNHLEIGVIRSDPSSWYVACKYRNDGCIWKLKARKRTSHGKFQIMESVGPHSCLSTTITRDHPNLTASEIAGVIKSQIVADLTIKEKVLLATAKDKFGYEPGRKKIRNAKKIAMEDIHGSWEGSYEDLPHLMEALQSFNVGTKVEWCFREDDAEQLEAFKPCIDGFEYCRPVILIDGTHLYGPYPGVLLSATVVDGFSHILPLAFAIVESENNSSWDWFMDRLRSLVVGRRHGICIISDKHLGIMAAMQKEGWCEPLNHHRYCVRHFATNFVTKFKKAGLKDRLVELAYQVQPKKFELLWGELLALEPRALAWFEDKPVRNWSLAHDYEHHRFGIMTTNHAESWNKAIVDARRLPLTSLVRVLFHKTVEYFDQRRLEIATQVSKGQIFTKYASHLLNRAVRRSTGHSVKIFDRGTWLFQVVTRKDGLKRGNTHTVRLMESSCTCGKFQAYRIPCSHVIACCSHVRMDFHGFVGDWYKLENQSKIYNGIFEPIPNKGDPRYPTELAFPRVVHDPDMEKKKGRRKSTRYKNEMDFQSRGKHGGTSSRDS, encoded by the exons ATGACG TTGAAGATTGATAGTAGTAGTAGGTTGAGGATATTTTATAGGTCTAAAAATCCCGATAATTTGAAATTCGGGATTATACCTattgaggatgatgatgatgtagaATTAATGTTTGGTGTTGTGGTGTCAAAAGGGATGCCATTTTTTGTTGAACTTTATGTAGAGAAATTGTCTTGTGATGGAAATTTGGTAAGGAGTAGTTCGAGTGTGGGGGAGAAGAGTAGTGGGCGTGGTTCGGGGGGTAGTCATTTTAGACATGATCAGGATGTGGGTGATAGCTATATGTCTGTTGATACTTCCCATTTAGAGAGGATGACCTCATTCGACGATGTCGAGGTTGAAAATAATGAGGTCCCGTTGGAGTTAAAGGAGGGAAGGTTATTTAGCACGAAAGAGGATTTGATGCATGTGGTGAAGCAATACCACATTCAGAATCACTTAGAGATTGGAGTGATACGATCAGATCCGAGTAGTTGGTATGTTGCTTGcaagtatagaaatgatggttgTATTTGGAAGTTGAAAGCTAGAAAGAGGACTTCACATGGTAAATTTCAAATCATGGAGAGTGTAGGACCACATAGTTGCCTGAGCACTACCATCACACGAGACCATCCCAACTTGACAGCCTCGGAGATTGCTGGAGTGATTAAATCTCAAATTGTTGCTGATCTGACAATTAAGGAGAAGGTGTTGTTAGCCACTGCTAAAGATAAGTTTGGATATGAGCCGGGCCGAAAGAAGATTAGGAATGCAAAGAAGATTGCAATGGAGGATATTCATGGCTCGTGGGAAGGATCATACGAGGACTTGCCACATTTGATGGAAGCTCTTCAGTCCTTCAATGTGGGCACGAAGGTGGAGTGGTGCTTTAGGGAGGATGATGCAGAGCAACTAGAG GCTTTTAAGCCATGCATTGATGGCTTCGAGTATTGCAGACCCGTCATACTGATAGACGGGACTCATTTGTATGGACCATATCCGGGTGTTCTTCTGAGTGCAACAGTTGTAGATGGGTTTAGTCACATTCTACCATTGGCGTTTGCTATAGTGGAGTCGGAGAACAACTCTAGCTGGGATTGGTTCATGGATAGGTTGAGGAGCTTGGTGGTTGGTCGGAGGCACGGGATATGTATCATTTCTGATAAACATTTAGGGATCATGGCAGCTATGCAAAAGGAGGGATGGTGTGAGCCACTTAATCATCATCGGTACTGTGTGAGACATTTTGCCACAAACTTTGTCACCAAATTCAAGAAAGCTGGATTGAAGGATAGATTGGTTGAGTTGGCATATCAGGTCCAGCCTAAGAAATTTGAACTACTATGGGGTGAGTTGTTGGCACTAGAGCCTCGAGCACTTGCATGGTTTGAGGACAAACCAGTAAGGAACTGGTCACTGGCACATGACTACGAGCATCATCGTTTTGGCATCATGACTACCAACCATGCTGAGAGTTGGAACAAAGCAATTGTCGATGCTCGGAGGCTCCCGCTTACTTCATTGGTGCGAGTACTATTCCATAAGACGGTTGAGTACTTTGATCAACGTCGCCTTGAGATTGCAACACAAGTATCGAAAGGTCAAATTTTCACCAAATATGCATCCCATCTCTTGAACCGTGCTGTAAGACGTTCCACGGGTCATAGTGTGAAGATATTTGATCGGGGGACTTGGTTATTCCAAGTAGTTACAAGGAAGGATGGGTTGAAAAGGGGAAACACACACACGGTTCGTCTTATGGAGTCTAGTTGTACTTGTGGAAAATTTCAAGCTTATAGAATCCCTTGCTCCCATGTAATTGCATGTTGTTCACATGTGAGGATGGATTTCCATGGGTTTGTTGGTGATTGGTATAAGTTAGAGAACCAGTCGAAGATTTATAATGGTATCTTTGAGCCAATTCCAAACAAGGGTGATCCTCGATATCCTACCGAGCTTGCTTTCCCGAGAGTTGTGCATGACCCCGATATGGAGAAGAAGAAGGGCCGAAGAAAATCAACGAGGTACAAGAACGAGATGGATTTCCAGAGCCGGGGAAAGCATGGAGGGACTTCATCGAGAGATAGTTGA
- the LOC108208791 gene encoding serine/threonine protein phosphatase 2A 57 kDa regulatory subunit B' kappa isoform: protein MWKQLFKRLPRKSLKSESTGSPSNGTAPLGQRSGNAGTGRANATKRTSSAVFPAGVMSGIEPLLPFKDVPNSEKMNLFISKLSLCCVVFDFTDPTKSVNEKDLKRVTLIELQEFLSTGAPKYTEPAILAMCKMCAVNLFRVFPPHYRSNTRSGENDDDEPTFDPSWSHLQLVYDILLKFVSCPSVEPKVAKKYINHSFILGLLDLLESEDPRERECLKGIMHKIYGKFMVHRPFIRKNISNVFSRFVNETDRCNGIAELLEIYGSVITGFALPLKEEHKIFLRMGIIPLHKPRALGAYFQQLSYCVMQFIEKEPKLASTVITGLLKYWPITNSQKEVLFLSEIEEILEIIKMDEFQKVMALLFRRIGCCISSSHFQVAERTLFLWNNEHIVNLIAHNRRVILPLIFPALENNVHSHWNHSVLNLTLNVRTIFSEMDDELFLDCHSQFMEEQFKLTRETEKRKEAWKHLENAASRQPIAGNTAVLVNP, encoded by the exons ATGTGGAAGCAACTTTTTAAAAGACTTCCTAGGAAGTCACTGAAATCTGAATCCACTGGCTCTCCGAGTAATGGGACTGCTCCATTAGGCCAAAGAAGTGGAAATGCGGGCACGGGCCGAGCAAACGCCACTAAAAGGACATCATCAGCGGTTTTTCCAGCTGGTGTCATGTCTGGAATTGAGCCCCTTTTGCCTTTCAAAGATGTTCCCAATTCAGAAAAGATGAATCTCTTTATCAGTAAGTTAAGTCTGTGCTGTGTGGTGTTTGATTTCACTGATCCAACTAAGAGTGTTAATGAGAAAGATCTTAAACGTGTTACGTTGATTGAGCTTCAAGAATTTTTGTCTACCGGGGCACCAAAATATACTGAACCAGCAATCCTTGCAATGTGCAAAATGTGTGCTGTTAACTTGTTTCGAGTCTTTCCACCACATTATCGATCTAACACGCGTAGTggtgaaaatgatgatgatgaaccTACATTTGATCCTTCTTGGTCACATCTACAACTTGTGTATGATATATTGCTCAAATTTGTAAGTTGTCCCTCTGTGGAGCCTAAGGTCGCAAAAAAGTATATAAATCATTCATTTATTTTAGGATTGCTCGATCTCCTTGAGTCTGAGGATCCACGAGAAAGAGAATGTTTGAAAGGTATCATGCACAAAATTTACGGCAAGTTTATGGTGCACCGACCTTTTATTCGTAAgaacattagcaatgtcttcTCTCGCTTTGTAAATGAAACTGATCGGTGCAATGGAATTGCTGAGTTATTAGAGATATATGGCAGTGTGATTACTGGATTTGCATTACCTTTGAAGGAGGAGCACAAGATCTTTCTGCGGATGGGAATAATTCCTCTGCACAAGCCAAGGGCTTTAGGGGCTTACTTTCAACAGTTGTCATATTGTGTAATGCAATTCATAGAAAAGGAGCCAAAGTTGGCCAGCACGGTGATCACAGGGTTGTTGAAATACTGGCCAATCACCAATAGCCAGAAGGAAGTTCTGTTTTTGAGTGAGATAGAAGAGATTcttgaaataattaaaatggaTGAGTTTCAGAAGGTTATGGCTTTATTATTTCGGCGAATTGGATGCTGCATCAGCAGTTCACATTTTCag GTGGCTGAGAGAACACTGTTCCTCTGGAATAACGAACATATTGTGAACCTAATTGCACATAACAGACGTGTGATCTTGCCACTCATATTTCCAGCCCTAGAAAACAATGTGCATAGCCACTGGAACCATTCTGTTCTCAACTTAACTCTCAACGTGAGAACAATTTTCTCGGAGATGGATGATGAGCTGTTTTTAGACTGTCATTCTCAGTTCATGGAGGAACAATTTAAACTAACACGAGAGACAGAAAAGCGGAAAGAAGCATGGAAGCACCTTGAGAATGCAGCTAGTCGGCAACCAATAGCTGGAAACACAGCCGTCTTAGTGAACCCGTAG